The following coding sequences lie in one Nitratireductor mangrovi genomic window:
- a CDS encoding bifunctional folylpolyglutamate synthase/dihydrofolate synthase produces MTTKADREIARLMTLHPKGFDLSLDRITRLLDRLGNPQERLPPVIHIAGTNGKGSAAAFSRSLLEAEGHKVHVHTSPHLVSWRERYRLGAQGGGRLVEDDVLADAVVRAAEANRGETITVFEILTAVTFLLFSEHPADAAIIEVGLGGRFDATNVIARPATAVIMPISLDHEAYLGDKVELIAVEKAGIIKRGAPVVIGAQESEVARDVLIETADRLEAPAIIYGQDFLATPEHGRLSYQDEDGLMDLPPPRLAGRHQFANAAAAIAAVKAAGFAVSLNAAERAMEQVEWPGRLQRLEQGRLTQFAPEGAELWIDGGHNPGAGAAIAETLAEREERHPRPLFLICGMINTKDQTNYFRAFAGMARHVFTVPVNSSDAGVPNAELALRAGEAGLSAEPVHSVANALMLLRDTWDHKEPTPRILICGSLYLIGEVLAENGTPPA; encoded by the coding sequence ATGACGACGAAAGCCGACCGCGAGATCGCGCGGCTGATGACACTCCACCCGAAAGGCTTCGACCTTTCCCTCGACCGCATCACGCGGCTGCTGGACCGTCTCGGCAATCCTCAGGAGAGGCTGCCGCCCGTCATCCACATCGCCGGCACCAACGGCAAGGGTTCGGCGGCGGCGTTCTCGCGTTCGCTGCTGGAGGCCGAAGGCCACAAGGTTCATGTCCACACCTCGCCGCATCTCGTGAGCTGGCGCGAGCGCTACCGGCTCGGCGCCCAGGGCGGCGGGCGACTGGTGGAGGACGATGTGCTGGCCGACGCGGTGGTGCGGGCGGCCGAGGCCAATCGCGGCGAGACGATCACGGTCTTCGAAATCCTGACGGCGGTCACCTTCCTGCTCTTTTCCGAACATCCGGCCGACGCGGCAATCATCGAGGTCGGGCTGGGCGGCCGCTTCGACGCAACCAACGTCATCGCGCGACCGGCTACGGCGGTGATCATGCCGATCTCGCTCGATCATGAAGCCTATCTCGGCGACAAGGTCGAACTGATCGCGGTCGAGAAGGCCGGCATCATCAAGCGCGGCGCGCCAGTGGTGATCGGAGCGCAGGAATCGGAAGTCGCCCGCGACGTGCTGATCGAAACGGCCGACCGCCTGGAGGCACCGGCGATCATCTACGGGCAGGACTTCCTCGCCACGCCCGAACACGGGCGGCTTTCCTATCAGGACGAGGACGGGCTGATGGATCTGCCGCCGCCTCGGCTTGCCGGGCGGCACCAGTTCGCCAATGCGGCAGCAGCGATCGCGGCAGTCAAGGCGGCCGGTTTCGCAGTGTCGCTAAACGCCGCCGAACGCGCGATGGAGCAGGTCGAATGGCCGGGCCGGCTGCAGCGGCTGGAGCAGGGGCGGCTCACCCAGTTCGCGCCGGAAGGCGCGGAGTTGTGGATCGACGGCGGCCATAATCCCGGCGCGGGCGCGGCGATCGCCGAAACGCTGGCCGAGCGGGAGGAACGGCATCCAAGGCCGCTTTTCCTGATCTGCGGCATGATCAACACCAAGGACCAGACCAACTACTTCCGGGCCTTCGCCGGGATGGCCCGGCACGTCTTCACGGTGCCGGTCAACAGCAGCGACGCCGGCGTGCCCAACGCCGAACTCGCCCTGCGCGCCGGCGAGGCAGGGCTTTCTGCGGAGCCGGTGCATTCGGTCGCCAATGCGCTGATGCTGTTGCGCGACACCTGGGACCACAAGGAGCCCACGCCGCGCATCCTGATCTGCGGCTCGCTCTATCTGATCGGCGAGGTGCTGGCCGAAAACGGCACGCCGCCCGCCTGA
- the trxA gene encoding thioredoxin, whose product MSPVTTDKNSFQTDVLESAEPVVVDFWAEWCGPCKMIAPSLEEISQEMAGKVKVAKVNIDENPELAAQFGVRSIPTLMVFKGGEVADIKVGAAPKTALSAWIGNAIA is encoded by the coding sequence ATGTCCCCCGTAACGACGGACAAGAACAGCTTCCAGACCGACGTGCTCGAATCCGCCGAGCCGGTCGTGGTCGATTTCTGGGCGGAGTGGTGCGGGCCGTGCAAGATGATCGCCCCGTCGCTGGAGGAGATTTCGCAGGAAATGGCCGGCAAGGTGAAGGTCGCCAAGGTCAATATCGACGAGAATCCCGAACTGGCGGCCCAGTTCGGTGTCCGCTCGATCCCGACGCTGATGGTGTTCAAGGGTGGCGAGGTGGCCGACATCAAGGTCGGCGCGGCGCCCAAGACCGCGCTGTCGGCCTGGATCGGCAACGCCATCGCCTGA
- the addA gene encoding double-strand break repair helicase AddA codes for MSRKHPIPPDTTERQLRASDPRLSAWVSANAGSGKTHVLSRRVMRLLLDQVDPSRILCLTYTKAAAANMSTRVFRDLARWATLDDATLAEEVEALEERRPGPQRLRLARRLFARALETPGGLKIQTIHAFCEAVLHRFPLEANIAGHFELLDGRMEQALVAEARRDLLAGIDDPARLELAEAFAAVLKAGGEHGLEELLGEIVQKRDALRAFITEIAGTAPPFGDVAEEFGFSGHEDEESIIASAWPDPWFDAALAARLETAARAAGKKTATRFGELLAAACDASPSAGFAAARDLFLENKKSGVWVPRKTRQIMAAGVAEHFPEFEAEFARAAQTFTATVDRLAAWHMASQTRAALVIADWLIARYERLKSARGYLDFNDLINRTASLLSRTDVGPWIQYKLDQGIDHILVDEAQDTSPQQWRVVARLAEEFFAGRGARDDDIRTIFAVGDEKQSIYSFQGAEPEAFENYRRHFAARVEAAGHRFERVRLPHSFRSTEDVLQAVDSVFRRPEARAGLTRDSDPIDHRAIRVGDPGHVELWEQIAPQQVDEPDDWTEAIDHATAPAARLADIVAATIDRWLKTGERLEGPDRRIAPGDVLVLVRKRDRFIHALSRSLKNRHIAVAGADRLNLRTHIAVQDMIALGRFVLQPHDDLSLAALLKSPVFGVGEKDLFDVAADRGDLSLHAALRRKAQHEPHWAAVEERLARWRNEADTRTVFDFYAAILGRDGVRQQMVRRLGREAGDILDEFLSFCLASEKAGIEGLEAFLATLENAGPDIRREMDQSRDEVRIMTVHASKGLEAPVVILVDNGSAPFSESHLPRLMPMRSQKGLWQGEGFVWRAGRDSANSRSLAISQAIAAKAREEYRRLLYVGMTRAEDRLIVCGYRGVNEPDPGIWHTLVRTALDDEVTTEERHPVADLGVRHFRVTAPRPRAGAEEEPAPQPRAQAVPAFLHAPLPHAARLPRPLAPSGASAIIEPDRGPVAANVSPVLDPAAPSFAAARGTAMHRLLQSLPQLPVTAREEAAAAYLERVGSGWPAGECEAALRAVMSILAEPRFADVFAPGSRAEVALMGTLEVGGVPRAISGKIDRIAVAGDEVLIVDYKTGRPPPSDVSQVPFGHVAQMALYRELLRPLYPGRRVTAALLFTEAPMLLHVPAEAMDGALVRLTPA; via the coding sequence GTGAGCCGGAAGCACCCCATCCCGCCCGACACCACCGAGCGCCAGCTGCGTGCCTCCGACCCGCGGCTGTCCGCGTGGGTCTCGGCCAATGCCGGTTCCGGCAAGACCCATGTGCTCTCGCGGCGCGTGATGCGGTTGCTCCTCGACCAGGTCGACCCCTCACGCATCCTGTGCCTGACCTACACCAAGGCCGCTGCCGCCAATATGTCGACGCGCGTCTTCCGCGACCTCGCCCGCTGGGCGACACTCGACGATGCGACGCTGGCCGAAGAGGTCGAGGCACTGGAAGAGCGCCGCCCCGGCCCGCAAAGGCTGCGGCTGGCGCGGCGGCTCTTCGCCCGCGCGCTGGAGACACCGGGCGGCCTCAAGATTCAGACGATCCATGCTTTCTGCGAGGCGGTGCTGCACCGCTTTCCGCTCGAAGCCAATATCGCCGGTCATTTCGAACTTCTCGACGGCCGCATGGAACAGGCGCTGGTCGCCGAAGCCCGCCGTGACCTGCTTGCCGGCATCGACGATCCGGCGCGGCTGGAACTGGCGGAGGCCTTTGCCGCCGTGCTGAAGGCTGGAGGGGAACACGGGCTGGAGGAACTGCTGGGCGAAATCGTGCAGAAGCGCGATGCCTTGCGCGCCTTCATCACCGAGATTGCCGGCACGGCTCCGCCTTTCGGCGATGTCGCCGAAGAGTTCGGCTTCTCTGGTCACGAGGACGAAGAGAGCATCATCGCCTCAGCCTGGCCTGATCCCTGGTTCGATGCCGCCCTTGCCGCCCGGCTCGAGACGGCCGCGAGGGCGGCCGGCAAGAAGACTGCGACCCGGTTCGGCGAGCTTCTGGCCGCTGCCTGCGACGCCTCGCCCTCTGCGGGTTTTGCCGCGGCGCGCGATCTTTTTCTGGAAAACAAGAAGAGCGGCGTCTGGGTCCCGCGCAAGACCAGGCAGATCATGGCGGCAGGCGTCGCCGAGCATTTCCCTGAGTTCGAGGCCGAGTTCGCCCGCGCGGCCCAGACCTTCACCGCCACCGTCGACCGCCTCGCCGCCTGGCACATGGCCAGCCAGACCCGGGCTGCGCTTGTCATCGCCGACTGGCTGATCGCCCGCTACGAGCGCCTGAAATCGGCGCGCGGCTATCTCGATTTCAACGACCTTATCAACCGCACCGCATCGCTTCTGTCGCGGACCGACGTCGGGCCGTGGATCCAGTACAAGCTCGATCAGGGCATCGACCACATCCTGGTCGACGAGGCCCAGGACACCAGCCCGCAGCAATGGCGTGTCGTCGCGCGGCTGGCCGAGGAGTTCTTCGCCGGGCGCGGCGCCCGCGACGACGATATCCGCACCATCTTCGCGGTCGGCGACGAAAAGCAGTCGATCTATTCTTTCCAGGGGGCAGAACCCGAGGCGTTCGAGAACTACCGCCGCCACTTCGCGGCCCGGGTCGAGGCGGCGGGCCACAGGTTCGAGCGTGTGCGCTTGCCGCACTCCTTCCGCTCGACCGAAGACGTGCTTCAAGCGGTCGACAGCGTTTTCCGCCGCCCCGAGGCGCGCGCCGGGTTGACGCGCGACAGCGATCCGATCGACCACCGCGCGATCCGCGTTGGCGATCCCGGCCATGTCGAGCTATGGGAGCAGATTGCACCACAGCAGGTCGATGAACCTGACGACTGGACCGAGGCGATCGACCACGCCACGGCGCCGGCCGCCCGGTTGGCCGACATCGTTGCCGCCACCATCGACCGCTGGCTCAAGACGGGTGAACGCCTCGAAGGCCCGGACCGACGCATCGCGCCCGGTGACGTGCTGGTGCTGGTCAGGAAGCGTGACCGTTTCATCCATGCCCTGTCGCGCAGCCTCAAGAACCGCCACATCGCGGTCGCGGGGGCCGACCGGCTCAACCTGCGCACCCACATCGCCGTGCAGGACATGATCGCGCTCGGGCGTTTCGTGCTGCAGCCGCATGACGACCTGTCTCTGGCGGCACTCCTGAAAAGCCCGGTCTTCGGCGTCGGCGAAAAAGACCTGTTCGACGTTGCGGCCGACCGCGGTGACCTGTCCCTTCATGCGGCGCTGCGCCGCAAGGCGCAGCATGAGCCGCATTGGGCCGCCGTCGAGGAGCGCCTTGCGCGCTGGCGCAACGAGGCAGACACGAGGACGGTCTTCGATTTCTACGCCGCCATTCTCGGGCGCGACGGCGTGCGCCAGCAGATGGTGCGCCGCCTCGGCCGCGAGGCGGGCGACATCCTCGACGAGTTCCTGAGCTTCTGCCTTGCGTCCGAAAAGGCCGGCATCGAAGGCCTGGAGGCGTTCCTGGCGACGCTTGAGAATGCCGGCCCCGATATCCGCCGCGAGATGGACCAGTCGCGCGACGAGGTCCGCATCATGACCGTTCACGCCTCCAAGGGGCTGGAGGCGCCGGTGGTCATCCTGGTCGACAATGGCAGCGCGCCGTTCTCTGAAAGCCACCTGCCGCGGCTGATGCCGATGCGGTCGCAAAAAGGCTTGTGGCAGGGCGAGGGTTTTGTCTGGCGCGCCGGCAGGGACAGCGCCAATTCGCGTTCGCTGGCCATATCGCAGGCCATCGCCGCCAAGGCGCGCGAGGAATACCGGCGGCTCCTCTATGTCGGCATGACAAGGGCCGAGGACCGGTTGATCGTCTGCGGCTATCGGGGCGTCAACGAGCCCGATCCGGGCATCTGGCATACGCTGGTGCGCACGGCGCTGGATGACGAGGTGACGACCGAGGAACGCCATCCCGTCGCCGATCTTGGGGTGAGGCATTTCCGTGTGACGGCGCCGCGGCCCCGCGCCGGGGCGGAAGAGGAACCCGCGCCGCAACCTCGTGCGCAGGCCGTTCCCGCTTTCCTGCATGCGCCGCTGCCGCACGCCGCGCGTTTGCCGCGCCCGCTGGCGCCATCGGGCGCCTCCGCGATCATCGAGCCCGATCGTGGCCCGGTCGCGGCCAACGTCTCGCCGGTTCTCGACCCGGCCGCACCCTCCTTTGCCGCCGCGCGCGGCACCGCCATGCATCGCCTTCTGCAAAGCCTGCCGCAGCTGCCGGTAACAGCCCGCGAAGAGGCTGCGGCCGCCTATCTGGAGCGCGTTGGAAGCGGCTGGCCGGCGGGCGAATGCGAGGCCGCGCTGCGGGCGGTGATGTCGATCCTTGCCGAGCCGCGCTTCGCCGACGTCTTCGCGCCCGGCTCCCGCGCCGAGGTCGCCCTGATGGGCACGCTCGAGGTCGGCGGCGTGCCCCGCGCCATTTCGGGCAAGATCGACCGGATAGCGGTCGCCGGGGATGAGGTCCTGATCGTCGACTACAAGACCGGTCGTCCGCCGCCGTCTGACGTGTCGCAGGTGCCGTTCGGGCATGTCGCGCAGATGGCGCTTTATCGCGAATTGCTGCGCCCGCTTTATCCGGGCCGCCGCGTGACGGCGGCGCTGCTGTTCACCGAGGCGCCGATGCTCCTGCATGTGCCGGCGGAGGCTATGGACGGGGCCCTTGTTCGACTCACGCCGGCGTGA